A genome region from Bacillota bacterium includes the following:
- a CDS encoding FadR/GntR family transcriptional regulator: MSFQKVSRYRLYQDVVGQLVEHIRSGRIRPGERFPSERELERQMGVSRGILREAFRVLEVRGIIESRPGGGRFLRQLDGQSLFDLEAGFVRLEKAVLLDICEARQIIEVRAAQLAAERGKDEEISHIGRVINDFFSTQFDLGEQMDRDLDFHVAVARSTGNLVIWELVRVLVGILREHRQQMHLPREEWATMCRQHCHIYEAIRGRDGPEAARRMAEHLDRLRKALQES, encoded by the coding sequence ATGTCGTTCCAGAAGGTCAGCCGGTATCGCTTGTACCAGGACGTGGTAGGACAGCTGGTCGAGCACATAAGGAGCGGCCGGATCCGGCCCGGTGAGCGTTTCCCTTCCGAACGGGAACTGGAGCGGCAGATGGGGGTGAGCCGGGGCATCCTGCGGGAAGCGTTCCGGGTGCTGGAGGTTCGGGGCATTATCGAATCCCGGCCCGGGGGCGGTAGGTTTCTCAGGCAGCTTGATGGCCAGAGCCTGTTCGATCTGGAGGCGGGCTTCGTCAGGCTGGAAAAGGCAGTTTTGCTGGACATTTGCGAGGCTAGACAGATCATCGAGGTTAGGGCGGCCCAGCTGGCGGCGGAACGGGGCAAGGATGAGGAAATCAGCCACATCGGGAGGGTAATCAACGACTTCTTCAGTACGCAGTTCGATTTGGGAGAGCAGATGGACCGCGACCTGGACTTTCACGTGGCCGTGGCGCGTTCTACCGGGAATCTGGTGATATGGGAGCTGGTGCGGGTGCTGGTCGGGATCCTGCGGGAACACCGGCAGCAGATGCACCTGCCACGCGAAGAATGGGCCACGATGTGCCGCCAGCACTGCCACATCTACGAGGCAATCAGAGGCCGCGACGGCCCGGAAGCAGCCCGGCGCATGGCGGAACACCTGGATCGGTTGCGGAAAGCGTTACAGGAATCATAG
- a CDS encoding (2Fe-2S)-binding protein produces the protein MRIREHPILTFPARRKVTFFFEGRPLEGYEGEPIAAALHAAGIRVLRESPVLGRPRGFFCAVGNCSSCLMVVDGVPNVRVCVEKLREGMRVERQAGKGNLLAAVGGGRASGLDSGAALHGCGGEEGA, from the coding sequence GTGCGGATCAGGGAGCATCCCATCCTGACTTTCCCTGCGCGCAGGAAGGTGACGTTTTTCTTCGAGGGCCGTCCCCTGGAAGGGTATGAGGGGGAACCGATTGCTGCGGCGCTACACGCGGCCGGAATCCGGGTATTGCGCGAGAGCCCGGTGCTGGGCCGGCCGCGGGGGTTCTTCTGTGCGGTGGGCAACTGTTCCTCGTGCCTGATGGTGGTGGATGGGGTGCCCAACGTGCGGGTGTGTGTGGAGAAATTACGGGAAGGAATGCGGGTGGAGCGTCAGGCGGGGAAGGGTAACCTGCTCGCTGCCGTGGGTGGGGGCCGGGCTTCCGGGCTGGACTCTGGCGCGGCGCTGCACGGGTGTGGGGGTGAGGAGGGTGCTTAA
- a CDS encoding 4Fe-4S binding protein, whose protein sequence is MLRQTGVPAVEDLARVMPPEEVRRRGPVAIFECFERIPCDPCYWACKRGAVRPFKDINDLPGVDWERCNGCGLCVAACPGLAVFVVHEGYTDSTSLIKLPYEFLPLPEVGQVVEALDREGNCVGEARVVKVQRSREKVGTPVLWIEVERDLAHVVRNIAVAGGGQGE, encoded by the coding sequence ATGCTGAGGCAGACGGGGGTGCCCGCGGTGGAAGACCTGGCGCGGGTGATGCCTCCTGAGGAGGTGAGGCGCCGGGGGCCGGTGGCGATATTCGAGTGTTTTGAGCGGATCCCGTGTGATCCGTGTTACTGGGCGTGCAAGCGGGGTGCGGTGAGGCCGTTTAAGGACATCAATGATCTTCCCGGTGTTGATTGGGAGAGGTGCAATGGGTGCGGTCTGTGTGTGGCTGCCTGTCCGGGGCTGGCCGTATTCGTGGTGCACGAGGGGTACACGGATAGCACGTCGCTGATCAAGTTGCCCTATGAGTTCCTCCCCCTGCCCGAGGTGGGGCAGGTGGTGGAAGCCCTGGACCGCGAGGGGAATTGCGTTGGTGAGGCGCGGGTGGTGAAGGTGCAGAGGTCGCGGGAGAAGGTGGGCACCCCGGTGCTGTGGATCGAGGTGGAGAGGGACCTGGCCCATGTAGTAAGGAACATTGCCGTGGCCGGGGGTGGGCAAGGTGAGTGA
- a CDS encoding FAD-binding oxidoreductase yields MVKTADAVVVGGGIQGVSVAYQLALRGLKPLLVEKGYLASGSTGRCAAGVRQQWGTEMNIRLARASIKMFERLEEELGYARGIEFKQRGYLILAYQERQWEQFLRNVALQRSLGVPVEVLTPEGAREIVPYLNPEGVVGATFCPEDGHINPFRAVEAYAQGACRLGAEIWTFTRVTGVRVEGGRVVGVCTTRGEVSTPVVVNTAGPWSDEVAEMAGLDIPTYAQRHQILVTEPVGPMQGPMVISFFHGLYCQQTPHGSFIMGLGDPHEPRNLDCGATWRFLEEMAGIVVRILPPLAHLRVVRQWAGSYDMTPDAQPIVGPAPELEGYYYSVGFSGHGFMLAPMTGKLLAQIIVGEEPDIPVDRLGPDRFARGELILEPAVV; encoded by the coding sequence ATGGTTAAGACGGCGGATGCGGTGGTGGTGGGTGGGGGGATCCAGGGGGTATCGGTGGCCTACCAGTTAGCGCTGCGGGGCCTGAAGCCGCTTCTGGTGGAGAAGGGGTACCTGGCCTCCGGGTCCACGGGCCGGTGTGCGGCGGGTGTGCGGCAGCAGTGGGGTACGGAGATGAACATCCGGCTGGCCCGGGCCAGCATCAAGATGTTCGAGCGGCTTGAGGAGGAGCTGGGTTACGCGCGGGGGATAGAGTTCAAGCAGCGAGGGTATTTGATTCTGGCGTACCAGGAGAGGCAGTGGGAGCAGTTTTTGCGGAACGTGGCCCTGCAGCGTTCGCTGGGTGTTCCCGTGGAGGTGCTTACGCCCGAGGGGGCGCGGGAGATAGTACCCTACCTGAACCCTGAGGGGGTGGTGGGTGCCACTTTCTGTCCGGAGGATGGGCATATCAATCCCTTCCGGGCGGTGGAGGCGTATGCGCAGGGGGCCTGCCGGCTGGGGGCAGAGATTTGGACTTTCACGCGGGTGACGGGGGTCAGGGTGGAAGGTGGGCGGGTGGTGGGGGTGTGCACCACCCGGGGAGAGGTTTCCACTCCGGTGGTGGTGAACACCGCCGGTCCCTGGTCGGACGAGGTGGCGGAGATGGCGGGTCTTGACATCCCCACCTATGCTCAGCGGCATCAGATTCTGGTCACTGAGCCGGTGGGGCCAATGCAGGGTCCGATGGTGATTTCCTTCTTCCACGGGCTGTACTGCCAGCAGACGCCGCACGGGAGCTTCATCATGGGGCTGGGGGATCCCCACGAGCCCCGCAACCTGGACTGCGGGGCCACCTGGCGTTTTCTGGAGGAGATGGCTGGTATCGTTGTGCGCATCCTGCCGCCTCTGGCCCATCTGCGGGTAGTGCGGCAGTGGGCGGGTTCTTACGACATGACGCCCGATGCCCAGCCCATTGTGGGGCCGGCTCCCGAACTGGAGGGCTACTACTATTCGGTGGGGTTCTCCGGGCACGGCTTTATGCTGGCTCCCATGACGGGGAAGCTGCTGGCGCAGATCATCGTGGGCGAAGAGCCGGACATCCCTGTCGACCGGCTGGGTCCGGATCGCTTCGCACGCGGTGAGTTGATCCTTGAACCCGCGGTGGTGTGA
- a CDS encoding branched-chain amino acid ABC transporter permease, with protein MEQIVQQVLNGLTVGSGYALVALGYTMVYGVLKFINFAHGDLFMLGTYVGLSVALVCLGGGLSNQWLVLLLVFVAAMSLVGLVGVSIERVAYRPLRRSGRLAPVVSALGCAVVLQNAVMLASGARYQVFPEGLVPSAAWRVAGMTVPLLRVSVLILSLIFMGLLYLFIHRTTVGAAIRATALDHDTARLMGINVDRIIMLVFLIGPALGAAAGIMIGLYYRQVYFTMGWSYGLKAFTAAVLGGIGNIPGAMVGGIILGLLETLGAAYISAAWKDAFAFLLLISILILRPTGLLGERVAEKL; from the coding sequence ATGGAGCAAATCGTTCAGCAGGTGTTAAATGGGCTCACGGTGGGGTCGGGTTACGCCCTGGTTGCCCTGGGCTACACGATGGTATACGGGGTCCTGAAGTTCATCAACTTTGCTCACGGAGACCTGTTCATGTTGGGCACGTACGTCGGCCTCAGCGTGGCCCTTGTTTGTCTGGGCGGCGGCTTGTCGAATCAATGGCTCGTTCTCTTACTGGTATTCGTCGCAGCCATGAGTCTGGTCGGCCTCGTCGGGGTATCCATAGAGCGCGTTGCGTACCGTCCTCTCCGCAGGTCGGGCAGGCTGGCCCCGGTCGTGTCTGCCCTAGGATGCGCGGTTGTATTGCAGAACGCGGTTATGCTGGCTTCCGGTGCTCGCTACCAGGTGTTCCCGGAAGGGCTGGTGCCAAGCGCGGCATGGAGGGTGGCAGGCATGACCGTCCCCTTGCTGAGAGTAAGTGTGCTGATCCTCTCTTTGATCTTCATGGGACTCTTGTACCTGTTCATCCATCGCACTACTGTGGGGGCGGCCATCCGCGCCACTGCGCTGGATCACGATACTGCCCGGCTCATGGGCATCAATGTGGACCGCATCATAATGCTGGTGTTCCTGATCGGCCCTGCCTTGGGCGCGGCAGCAGGCATTATGATCGGGCTCTACTACCGGCAAGTATACTTTACCATGGGCTGGAGCTATGGTCTGAAGGCTTTCACCGCGGCCGTCTTGGGAGGGATTGGCAACATCCCCGGGGCTATGGTAGGTGGCATAATCCTCGGCTTGTTGGAGACCCTTGGTGCAGCATACATCTCGGCGGCTTGGAAGGATGCCTTCGCCTTTCTCCTGCTCATCAGTATCTTGATCTTGCGCCCCACCGGCCTCTTGGGCGAGCGGGTAGCGGAAAAGCTTTAG
- a CDS encoding recombinase family protein gives MIYARVSTDEQATRGYSLEDQVERCTAHARELGAIQIEIFRDVESGSVLTRPGLLAARERVARGGVELFVCYDPDRLARNLSHQLLLTEEIESRGTRLEFVNFAWKNTPEGKLFYSLRGAIAEYEKEKIRERSVRGKLRKLREGRLTHDPRTYGYRFDRERDTLLVVPEEATVVRRIFSWYADENLGCGAIVSRLTSLGILPPRGRSWHRSTVSRILRNPAYIGSACFHRYNAEGVHATRRLPPGQRVLRKERPPEEWVEVPVPAIVDRELFERAQEKHRMARRLWAGKSRTQYLLRGLVWCGVCGGRINGNLITSKAKKRRYYVCRAGTGRTQGGRAGPACTLGYVPADDLERAVWYVVLTALSDPDAYRRDLQERTREACLYLNTTVEGIQEQISRWAERRRRLLELYEKGVIHLGEVEERLAQLGRLVAELTRRRDDLLRNGPPVVVPTDPARLEHVAAKLVERLGRLGFEERQTLVRTLVAGLTVLPDAVILHVRWPAGAAVSGKVASCV, from the coding sequence GTGATATACGCGCGCGTCTCCACCGACGAGCAGGCGACCCGGGGCTACTCCTTGGAAGACCAGGTGGAACGGTGCACTGCCCACGCCCGGGAACTGGGGGCAATCCAGATCGAAATCTTCCGTGATGTGGAATCCGGGAGTGTCCTCACCCGGCCGGGACTGTTGGCCGCACGGGAACGGGTGGCGAGGGGCGGGGTGGAGCTTTTCGTGTGCTACGACCCGGACCGGCTGGCGCGCAATCTATCCCACCAGCTCCTGCTCACGGAGGAGATCGAGTCACGGGGGACACGGCTGGAATTCGTCAACTTCGCATGGAAGAACACCCCCGAGGGGAAGCTCTTTTACTCGCTGCGCGGCGCTATTGCCGAATACGAGAAAGAGAAAATCAGGGAACGGAGCGTGCGCGGCAAGTTGCGGAAGCTACGGGAGGGTCGGCTTACTCACGACCCGCGCACCTACGGTTACCGGTTTGATCGGGAGCGGGATACGCTGCTGGTGGTCCCCGAGGAGGCGACCGTGGTGCGCCGTATCTTTTCCTGGTACGCCGATGAAAACCTGGGTTGCGGCGCCATTGTATCGCGGCTCACTTCCCTCGGCATCCTCCCTCCCCGGGGGAGAAGCTGGCACCGGTCAACCGTGTCCCGTATCCTGCGTAACCCGGCGTACATCGGTTCCGCCTGCTTTCACCGGTACAACGCCGAGGGCGTGCACGCCACCAGGAGACTTCCCCCCGGCCAGAGGGTGCTCAGGAAGGAACGACCTCCGGAGGAGTGGGTTGAGGTCCCCGTTCCCGCCATAGTGGACCGGGAACTGTTCGAGCGCGCGCAGGAGAAACACCGGATGGCGAGACGCCTCTGGGCGGGGAAGTCGAGAACCCAGTATCTCCTGCGGGGCCTGGTGTGGTGCGGGGTATGCGGGGGCAGGATCAACGGCAACCTCATCACGTCTAAAGCTAAGAAGCGGAGGTATTATGTGTGCCGGGCCGGAACAGGCCGTACACAAGGAGGCAGGGCAGGGCCTGCTTGTACGCTGGGGTACGTCCCCGCCGACGACCTGGAACGGGCGGTCTGGTATGTGGTGCTCACCGCACTGTCCGACCCGGACGCCTACCGCCGTGATCTGCAGGAAAGGACCAGGGAGGCGTGCCTGTATTTGAACACGACCGTTGAGGGCATCCAGGAGCAGATCTCCCGGTGGGCAGAACGTCGTCGCCGCCTGCTCGAGTTGTACGAGAAGGGAGTGATCCACCTGGGGGAGGTCGAGGAGAGGCTTGCGCAGTTGGGACGTTTGGTGGCCGAGCTGACCCGGCGACGAGATGACCTCCTCAGGAATGGGCCCCCGGTGGTGGTTCCCACAGATCCGGCCAGGCTGGAGCACGTCGCGGCTAAACTGGTGGAGCGGTTGGGTCGCCTGGGTTTCGAGGAGCGTCAGACCCTGGTGCGCACGCTGGTTGCCGGGCTCACCGTTCTCCCTGACGCGGTGATCCTGCACGTGCGCTGGCCCGCCGGTGCGGCAGTCTCGGGGAAAGTTGCCTCGTGCGTATAG
- a CDS encoding branched-chain amino acid ABC transporter substrate-binding protein: protein MRKIMVCVVVLGLLLSVSAACAQQPKAKPTIKIGYLAPLTGDWAFEGQEGIKKPLEMLVEQVNKQGGLLGGRQIELISADDQSDAKQAALAAQKLITAGAKIVIGSYASTCTEPASQLFNDAGILHITPISTATRLTEKGYKRFFRTCVTDDKQGLFAAEFISKTLGKKRVAIIHDNTTYAKGLADWSKKYMEDAGLEVVFFDAITPKEKDYTAVLTRLKAAKPEVWYFTGYYPEAALLVRQAADVGLDAQMMVGNAVNNPEFVKMAGIEFAKRVIITTEPMPKDLPWPEARKFLEDYKARYGEYPRSVWAPFTADAFRVIVEAINRTNSDDPAKLAEYLHNELKDFPGISGLIPGFDEKGDRKGTIHMAYTVNDQGEFVLWK, encoded by the coding sequence ATGAGAAAAATAATGGTGTGTGTGGTTGTCCTGGGTCTATTGCTCTCCGTATCCGCTGCCTGCGCCCAGCAACCCAAGGCCAAGCCTACGATCAAAATCGGTTACTTGGCGCCTCTAACGGGTGATTGGGCGTTCGAAGGCCAGGAGGGCATAAAGAAGCCACTCGAAATGCTGGTCGAGCAGGTGAACAAGCAAGGCGGGTTGTTGGGAGGCAGGCAGATCGAGCTTATCTCCGCCGACGATCAGAGTGATGCCAAGCAGGCTGCTCTAGCTGCCCAAAAGCTCATAACAGCCGGTGCGAAAATCGTTATCGGGTCTTACGCTTCCACGTGTACCGAACCGGCTTCGCAGCTGTTCAACGACGCAGGGATCCTGCACATCACGCCGATATCCACGGCTACACGGCTAACGGAAAAAGGCTACAAACGATTCTTCCGTACCTGCGTTACGGACGACAAGCAGGGGCTGTTTGCTGCTGAGTTCATTTCCAAGACGCTGGGCAAGAAGCGGGTAGCCATCATACACGACAACACCACGTACGCCAAAGGCCTTGCTGATTGGAGCAAGAAGTACATGGAAGACGCCGGGCTGGAAGTGGTGTTCTTCGATGCAATTACTCCCAAAGAAAAGGACTACACGGCTGTTCTTACGAGGCTCAAGGCCGCTAAGCCCGAGGTCTGGTACTTTACCGGCTATTACCCAGAAGCTGCTCTACTGGTCAGACAGGCCGCAGACGTGGGTTTGGATGCGCAGATGATGGTGGGCAATGCAGTTAACAACCCCGAGTTCGTGAAGATGGCGGGAATTGAGTTTGCCAAGCGTGTGATCATCACTACCGAGCCGATGCCGAAGGACCTCCCATGGCCGGAGGCCAGGAAGTTCCTGGAAGATTACAAGGCTCGGTATGGCGAATATCCGCGCAGCGTCTGGGCGCCTTTCACCGCAGATGCTTTCCGCGTAATCGTGGAGGCGATCAACCGCACGAACTCGGACGACCCAGCCAAACTTGCTGAGTACCTGCATAATGAGCTTAAGGATTTCCCTGGCATCAGCGGACTGATACCAGGCTTCGATGAAAAGGGCGACCGTAAGGGCACCATCCACATGGCGTATACCGTTAATGACCAGGGCGAGTTCGTGCTGTGGAAGTAG
- a CDS encoding NAD(P)/FAD-dependent oxidoreductase, whose amino-acid sequence MLNPQVMVVGAGPAGMSAALAAAEWGARVLLVDLFSEPGGQLVKQTHKFFGSRGQYAGTRGIEIARLLGEKVRSHPGIDLLLDTQVLGYYPDGVLTMERSFNGESEYLKARPRRLVVCTGAQERPLAFPGNDLPGVYGAGAVQTLMNVHGVKPGRRAVMVGAGNIGLIISYQLRQAGVEVAAVVEAAPTIGGYAVHASKIRRLGIPILTSHSVKEARGERELEGVTVWRLDERWQGIPGTECDFEADVLCLAVGLSPLTELLWQAGCRMVYVPELGGHVPWRDEHQQTSVPGIFVAGDASGVEEASSAMVSGRIAGLAAAASLGLCPCYRELAREAHAQLEVLRAGPPGEKIRRGLARLGEVARAC is encoded by the coding sequence GTGCTTAACCCCCAGGTGATGGTGGTGGGTGCGGGGCCGGCGGGGATGTCGGCGGCCTTGGCGGCGGCGGAATGGGGAGCCCGGGTTCTTCTGGTGGATTTGTTCTCGGAGCCGGGTGGGCAGCTGGTGAAGCAGACCCACAAGTTCTTTGGGTCCCGGGGGCAGTATGCGGGCACGCGGGGGATCGAGATTGCCCGCCTGCTGGGGGAGAAGGTGCGGTCTCATCCCGGCATAGATCTGTTGCTGGACACCCAGGTGCTGGGGTACTACCCCGACGGGGTGCTCACCATGGAGCGATCGTTCAACGGGGAATCGGAGTACCTGAAGGCGCGTCCGCGCCGGCTGGTGGTGTGCACGGGTGCGCAGGAGAGGCCGCTTGCTTTTCCCGGCAATGACCTGCCCGGGGTGTACGGGGCGGGGGCGGTGCAGACGCTGATGAACGTGCATGGGGTGAAGCCGGGGCGGCGGGCGGTGATGGTGGGTGCGGGCAACATTGGTCTCATCATCTCGTATCAGCTTCGCCAGGCGGGCGTGGAGGTAGCCGCGGTGGTGGAAGCTGCTCCCACGATCGGGGGGTATGCCGTGCATGCCTCCAAGATCCGCCGGCTGGGGATACCCATCCTGACGTCGCATTCGGTGAAGGAGGCCCGTGGTGAGCGGGAGCTGGAGGGTGTGACGGTGTGGAGGCTGGACGAGAGGTGGCAGGGTATCCCGGGTACCGAGTGTGACTTCGAGGCGGACGTGCTGTGCCTGGCGGTGGGTTTGTCGCCCCTGACGGAGCTTCTGTGGCAGGCGGGGTGCCGCATGGTGTACGTGCCCGAGCTGGGTGGTCATGTTCCCTGGCGTGATGAGCACCAGCAGACGTCGGTGCCGGGGATATTTGTGGCTGGTGATGCCTCCGGGGTGGAGGAGGCGTCGTCGGCCATGGTGTCGGGGCGGATTGCGGGGCTGGCGGCGGCGGCTTCGCTGGGGTTGTGCCCGTGCTACCGGGAACTGGCCCGGGAGGCACATGCCCAGCTTGAGGTGCTGCGGGCGGGTCCTCCGGGGGAGAAGATTCGCCGGGGTCTTGCGCGTCTGGGGGAGGTGGCGCGGGCATGCTGA
- a CDS encoding (2Fe-2S)-binding protein: protein MSDRDQDVVICRCEDVTLAEIRRLVAEGACTLDEIKRLTRAGMGLCQGRTCRHLILQEVSRLTGVPVEELVLPTFRPPTRPVKLGVIARAAAAHEAGAGVAAQHAVGEVPACQAPAGDGGHG from the coding sequence GTGAGTGACCGGGATCAGGACGTGGTGATCTGCCGCTGTGAGGATGTCACGTTGGCCGAGATCAGGCGTCTGGTTGCCGAGGGTGCCTGTACTCTGGATGAGATAAAGAGGCTGACGCGGGCGGGGATGGGTTTGTGTCAGGGGCGTACGTGCCGGCACCTGATCCTGCAGGAGGTGTCGCGGCTGACCGGGGTGCCGGTGGAGGAGCTGGTGCTGCCCACCTTCCGTCCTCCCACCCGTCCTGTGAAGCTGGGTGTTATCGCGCGCGCGGCGGCTGCCCATGAGGCCGGCGCCGGGGTGGCTGCCCAGCACGCTGTCGGCGAGGTGCCTGCCTGCCAGGCTCCGGCAGGGGATGGTGGCCATGGTTAA
- a CDS encoding proline racemase family protein — MACCFEVVDTHTQGEPTRVVVRGVEDVPGSTMREKKQYLAEHLDHIRQLLMFEPRGHIDMFGAIILPPTSPKAHLGVIFAEGAGYLDMCGHGTMGVVRVAIELKLVPVQEPHTTIVLDTPAGLVTTHAQVKDGKVSAITVANVPSFVRYPNVRVRLPDGRTVDAAVAYGGNFFVLVRARDVGLNIERGNVQQFRQMGELIRRAVSDAVDITHPDAPSVRHTPLVEFYEEADSVTGRPARNVVFFGAGQIDRSPCGTGTCAKMAWMYARGELRLNEDFVHESILGTRFVGRVIGETTVGSYRAVIPQVSGNAFITGYNRLVLEEDDPFPHGFLL; from the coding sequence ATGGCGTGCTGCTTCGAGGTGGTTGACACCCACACGCAGGGGGAACCCACGCGGGTTGTGGTGAGAGGTGTCGAAGATGTGCCCGGCTCCACCATGCGAGAGAAGAAACAGTATCTGGCTGAACACCTGGACCACATCAGGCAGTTGCTGATGTTTGAGCCACGAGGGCACATCGATATGTTCGGAGCGATCATTCTCCCGCCGACCTCCCCGAAAGCCCACCTGGGCGTGATCTTCGCGGAGGGTGCAGGGTACCTGGACATGTGCGGACACGGTACCATGGGAGTCGTCCGGGTTGCCATTGAGTTAAAGCTTGTTCCTGTCCAAGAACCACACACGACGATTGTTCTTGATACCCCTGCGGGGCTCGTTACGACCCATGCACAGGTGAAGGATGGTAAGGTCTCCGCGATCACCGTCGCAAATGTTCCCTCCTTTGTACGGTACCCCAACGTTCGTGTTCGGCTCCCCGATGGGCGCACTGTAGACGCAGCCGTGGCTTACGGTGGAAACTTCTTCGTCCTTGTGCGGGCCAGGGACGTTGGGCTGAACATCGAACGGGGCAACGTGCAGCAATTCAGGCAGATGGGGGAACTGATCAGGCGAGCGGTGTCAGATGCGGTTGATATAACTCACCCGGATGCGCCGTCGGTTAGGCACACGCCCTTGGTTGAGTTTTACGAAGAAGCCGATTCCGTGACCGGTCGACCTGCGCGGAACGTGGTGTTCTTCGGGGCTGGCCAGATCGACAGGTCGCCGTGCGGAACAGGCACCTGTGCTAAGATGGCGTGGATGTACGCCCGGGGGGAGTTACGGCTGAATGAGGACTTTGTGCATGAGTCTATCCTGGGAACTAGATTCGTCGGGCGTGTCATAGGCGAAACGACCGTGGGGTCCTATCGTGCGGTGATCCCGCAGGTAAGTGGCAACGCCTTTATAACCGGCTACAATCGGCTGGTCTTGGAGGAGGACGATCCGTTTCCCCACGGGTTCCTGCTTTGA
- a CDS encoding FAD-binding oxidoreductase encodes MADLIERTADAVIVGGGVHGCAVAYHLCRRGLKVSLFERGYLASGATGRSAAGVRHQFGTEINCRLAIWNIRLLEHLGEELDYPYDLEFTQGGYLLLAYTPGQLEQFARNVTLQRSLGIPSTILSPEEVARVAPGLNLDGVLGASFCARDGHVNPFHLTWSYARAARRLGARIHCFCPVHAVLAGDSRVRGVLTGAGRVEAPVVVICAGAEGAELARALGLDVPVYGERHQILVTEPVAHFLDPMVLCFEDGSYFKQTPHGSLLMGIGSPFEPKGYGQGSSWHFMEEMASRIVRHVPALAGVRVVRQWAGLYDITPDSQAIVGPAPLEGLWLDLGWSGHGLQFAPSIGLILSQLIVGEPPLVDVSPFRLGRFATGELVPEPACV; translated from the coding sequence GTGGCAGACCTGATCGAGCGCACAGCCGACGCGGTCATAGTGGGGGGCGGGGTGCACGGGTGTGCGGTTGCCTACCACCTCTGCCGCCGTGGGCTCAAGGTTTCTCTGTTCGAACGGGGATACCTGGCCAGCGGCGCCACCGGGCGTTCTGCGGCGGGGGTCCGCCACCAGTTCGGCACCGAGATAAACTGCCGCCTGGCCATCTGGAACATTCGTCTCCTGGAGCACCTGGGGGAGGAACTCGACTACCCGTACGACCTGGAATTCACCCAGGGAGGGTACCTCCTGCTGGCGTACACACCCGGCCAACTGGAGCAGTTTGCCCGGAATGTGACCCTGCAGCGCAGCCTGGGCATTCCGTCAACCATCCTGTCTCCCGAGGAAGTGGCCCGGGTCGCACCTGGTCTCAACCTGGACGGGGTTCTGGGAGCCAGTTTCTGCGCGCGGGACGGTCACGTCAACCCCTTCCACCTCACCTGGTCGTACGCCCGGGCGGCCCGGCGCCTTGGTGCCCGCATTCACTGTTTTTGCCCGGTACATGCCGTGCTCGCCGGTGACTCGCGGGTGCGCGGCGTGCTTACCGGTGCCGGACGGGTGGAGGCCCCGGTGGTGGTGATATGTGCGGGGGCGGAAGGAGCGGAACTGGCCCGCGCTCTGGGGCTAGATGTCCCTGTGTATGGTGAGCGGCACCAGATCCTGGTCACTGAGCCCGTGGCCCACTTCCTCGATCCCATGGTGCTCTGTTTCGAGGACGGCAGTTACTTCAAGCAGACCCCTCACGGCAGCCTGCTCATGGGTATCGGAAGCCCCTTCGAGCCCAAAGGGTACGGGCAGGGGTCCAGCTGGCACTTTATGGAGGAGATGGCGTCGCGCATCGTGCGCCACGTTCCTGCCCTGGCCGGCGTGCGGGTGGTGCGGCAATGGGCCGGCCTCTATGATATCACTCCGGATTCCCAAGCCATCGTGGGGCCTGCCCCCCTGGAAGGGTTGTGGCTGGACCTGGGCTGGAGCGGCCACGGTCTGCAATTTGCCCCCAGTATCGGCCTCATCCTGAGCCAGCTCATCGTGGGAGAGCCTCCCTTGGTGGATGTCAGCCCGTTCCGCCTGGGGCGTTTTGCCACCGGCGAACTGGTACCGGAACCGGCCTGTGTGTGA